The genomic region ACCAGCTCAAGCCGTCCTCGTCGTTGACGATCGTCCACTCACCCGTCGGGCCCAAACCGTCGTCGGTGGCGTGCAGGTGCAGCGTGCGTCCCCGGTCCAGCGGCGGCGCGTGTCGGTCGGCACCGTTGATGATCAGCTCGATCCACTCGCTGACTGCGTCGGCGGCCTGCGCGGCGGGCAGCTCGAACTCTGATCCGAGTGCCAACGCGGCGTCGGCGCGGTGCACTGTCATCTCGTGCACGCGGCGCCGGATCCACCAGCCCGCGGGCTTTGACCCGTTGAACGTCCACACCCGCGCGTCAGCACCGACATGGTCGACGGCGTCGAGGACCTTCTGCGCGCCGGATTCCAGCCAGGCGATCGCGGCGTCGACGTCCTCGGGTGGCTTGCCGTCGCGCACCTCACGCGGGTCGAGCGGCTCCTGGCGTCGGTCGTCGATGATCTGTGCACACCAACGGTTGCCGCGGCCGACGTGTTTGAACAGTTGGTTCAGGGTCCAGCCGGGGCATGTCGACACCGGCGTCGTCGGGTCGGCATCGCGATAGAGATCGCCGAATGCCTTGGTCTCGGTGATGAGCGTTGCCCGGACGTCCATGCTAGGAACGTACCGCCGTCTGCGCCTGTCCAAGGTTGATCGGCAGGGAAGCCCATCCGCGCAGCACCCGGGTGTCACGCCGGCTTCCCGCACCCGCCAGAGCGGCGTCCGGGTAGCGCTCGAAGAATGTCCGCAAACCGACTTCGCCCTCCGCCCGTGCCAGTGCCGCGCCGAGGCAGAAGTGCCTACCCCCGGAGAACGACAGGTGCCTCCCCGCGTTCTCGCGGGTGATGTCGAAGCGGTGCGGGTCGGGAAACACCTCGGGATCGCGGTTGGCGCCGGCGAGATAGAGGATGACGGGTTCGCCCGCCCTGATCGTCTTGCCCGCCACCTCGGTGTCGACCTTGGCCATCCGTGCGCTCATCTGCACCGGCGACTCGAGCCGCAGAATCTCCTCGACGGCTCCGGGCCATAGATCGGGCTGCTCCAGCAGCAGCGTGAGTTG from Mycolicibacterium sp. YH-1 harbors:
- a CDS encoding maleylpyruvate isomerase family mycothiol-dependent enzyme, with product MDVRATLITETKAFGDLYRDADPTTPVSTCPGWTLNQLFKHVGRGNRWCAQIIDDRRQEPLDPREVRDGKPPEDVDAAIAWLESGAQKVLDAVDHVGADARVWTFNGSKPAGWWIRRRVHEMTVHRADAALALGSEFELPAAQAADAVSEWIELIINGADRHAPPLDRGRTLHLHATDDGLGPTGEWTIVNDEDGLSWSHDHAKGEVAVRGRAVDLLLGITRRRSAADASLEVFGDAAVWDGWLARSPF